In the Podospora pseudocomata strain CBS 415.72m chromosome 5, whole genome shotgun sequence genome, one interval contains:
- the MCA1_2 gene encoding Ca(2+)-dependent cysteine protease (COG:D; COG:O; EggNog:ENOG503NW3X; MEROPS:MER0039482), which translates to MSGFPGAGYAGGYAPPPQQQYAGYYPPQNYGYQQAPPPQGQYGYQQPPPGQQYGYQQPPPQGYHQPPPQQQPPQQQPQYGRPNMPTVNSNSYVHGNHGAPPPPPQAPQHFGYGAPQGYAFQYSQCTGKRKALLIGINYFSQRGQLRGCINDVRNMSSYLVERFGYKREDMVILTDDQQNPMSQPTKQNILRAMHWLVKDARPNDSLFFHYSGHGGQTKDLDGDEEDGYDEVIYPVDFRQVGHITDDEMHRIMVRPLQAGVRLTAIFDSCHSGTALDLPYIYSTQGILKEPNLAKEAGQGLLGVISAYSQGDLSGVASNIMGFFKKASNGEDAHARTLATKTSRADVVMLSGSKDDQTSADATIASQATGAMSWAFINSLKKNPQQSYVQLLNSIRDELQTRYTQKPQLSCSHPLDTNLLFVM; encoded by the exons ATGTCTGGGTTTCCTGGTGCCGGTTATGCGGGAGGATACGCTCctccgccgcagcagcagtatGCTGGCTACTACCC TCCCCAGAACTACGGTTACCAGCAGGCCCCTCCACCGCAGGGCCAATATGGCTACCAACAACCTCCGCCAGGCCAGCAATATGGCTATCAGCAG CCGCCTCCACAAGGctaccaccaacccccaccgcaacagcaaccaccgcaacaacaaccacaataCGGACGACCGA ACATGCCGACCGTAAACTCCAACTCTTACGTTCACGGGAACCACGgtgcccctcctccgccaccccaaGCTCCTCAGCACTTTGGATATGGTGCTCCGCAAGGCTATGCTTTCCAGTACTCACAATGTAcagggaaaagaaaagctcTACTGATCGGAATCAACTACTTCTCGCAACGCGGCCAGCTTCGTGGGTGTATCAATGACGTTAGGAACATGTCCTCGTATCTGGTGGAAAGATTTGGCTACAAGCGAGAGGATATGGTCATTCTTACGGACGACCAGCAGAACCCCATGAGCCAACCGACCAAACAGAACATCTTGAGGGCTATGCATTGGCTCGTCAAGGATGCTCGCCCTAACGACtcccttttcttccactACTCTGGTCACGGTGGTCAGACGAAggatcttgatggtgacgaggaggacggatATGACGAGGTCATCTACCCGGTCGACTTCCGGCAAGTCGGGCACATCACGGATGACGAGATGCACAGAATCATGGTGCGCCCACTACAAGCGGGCGTTCGCTTGACAGCCATCTTCGACTCGTGCCATTCCGGAACCGCGCTCGATCTTCCCTACATCTACTCCACCCAGGGTATCCTCAAGGAGCCCAACCTTGCCAAGGAGGCCGGCCAAGGTCTTCTCGGTGTTATTTCCGCCTACAGCCAGGGCGATCTCAGTGGTGTTGCCAGCAATATCATGGGCTTCTTTAAGAAGGCCAGCAATGGCGAAGATGCCCACGCCCGTACCCTCGCGACGAAGACCTCGCGTGCCGATGTTGTCATGTTGTCCGGAAGCAAAGACGACCAGACTTC TGCCGACGCCACGATTGCTTCTCAAGCGACTGGAGCCATGTCCTGGGCCTTTATCAACTCGCTCAAAAAGAACCCCCAGCAGAGCTATGTGCAGCTCCTCAACAGCATCCGCGACGAGCTACAGACGCGTTACACCCAAAAGCCGCAGCTCTCGTGCAGTCACCCTCTTG ATACGAACTTGCTCTTTGTCATGTGA
- a CDS encoding hypothetical protein (EggNog:ENOG503P094), translated as MFGSLHTLIPAAPVLSNIKPEDIPPPTPINFPQCYPQVQNDDQQQTDSAPEGRARKPVTKLLQGIVRPTDLSISHLEALGVHVIPDSAPQELVPDPSFIPDFAVWDALSGEEAHLKNESTRKRLNNGALSPGCQTYLDRKRELSIDNDAAYRTVRRLPAPKGQPQARLGNAYEFYRHLELFTPYWDDTSKPTPPGPKPAETTSSETASGTESDAKEKEDDANTPKEAQYLRTFSGDKMPPDYRGGMVTAFLKLVAYDFGCNVTSPRVEPRLLITTNQSSPRSRSSYFTSGCTFLFRSPTTREAARAGVVEGPLAAVSARHTTAFPPTPSTDRESILDLSRELIAALITAQHRAREGKTEKRIGENAWWATKPRWGGGPGGPIGREIEAQSAKSTNDVILGDKDAPPPPVVPPSPAIPSSPAPPPSSAPSITSSLARRPYSSLSPSSSRSSSSSGSSSKRLKTKSGKDGKQNPIYDAYRRVQPPNSTWDKKAKYTAIGRVKAAGYDDIFVISGLFHHISVVRVRVPNRLLEVLEGDLNEIDKRGGRSWGKIEVRRSQWFDFFKVEERIEAVQLLWGLMAWLMREEETGQGGGDVVMSG; from the exons ATGTTTGGAAGTCTACATACCCTCA TTCCTGCCGCGCCGGTATTGTCCAACATCAAGCCCGAGGACATTCCACCGCCTACACCTATCAACTTTCCCCAATGCTATCCCCAGGTCCAGAATGACGATCAGCAACAAACCGACTCGGCTCCTGAGGGCCGGGCCCGGAAGCCTGTTACGAAGTTGCTGCAGGGCATAGTGCGGCCAACTGACCTTTCCATATCGCACCTGGAAGCCTTGGGAGTGCACGTCATCCCGGACTCGGCCCCCCAGGAGCTCGTCCCAGACCCATCCTTCATCCCGGACTTTGCTGTTTGGGATGCCCTCTCAGGTGAGGAGGCCCATCTGAAAAATGAATCTACCAGGAAACGTTTGAACAATGGCGCACTGTCCCCCGGCTGCCAGACTTACCTGGACCGGAAGCGTGAGCTGTCTATCGACAATGATGCCGCCTACCGGACCGTCCGTAGGTTGCCCGCCCCCAAAGGTCAACCTCAAGCTCGGTTAGGAAATGCCTATGAGTTCTACCGTCACCTCGAGCTGTTCACACCCTACTGGGATGACACTTCGAAACCAACACCGCCTGGGCCCAAGCCAGCAGAAACGACATCTTCAGAAACTGCCAGTGGCACAGAAAGTGACGCCAAAGAGAAGGAAGACGatgccaacacccccaaggAAGCCCAATACTTGAGGACTTTTTCCGGTGACAAGATGCCCCCCGACTACCGCGGCGGCATGGtcaccgccttcctcaaGCTCGTAGCCTACGACTTTGGCTGCAACGTCACCTCCCCCCGTGTCGAACCCcgtctcctcatcaccaccaaccagtcTTCCCCCCGGTCTCGCAGTTCCTACTTCACCTCCGGATGCACATTCCTCTTCCGctcacccaccacccgtGAAGCCGCCCGCGCCGGTGTAGTCGAAGGccccctcgccgccgtctcAGCCCGGCACACCACCGCcttcccaccaaccccctcaacagaCAGGGAATCCATCCTCGACCTCTCCCGCGAGCTCATCGCAGCCCTCATCACAGCCCAGCACCGCGCCCGCGAAGGGAAAACAGAGAAACGCATCGGGGAAAACGCCTGGTGGGCCACCAAGCCCAGGTGGGGAGGCGGTCCAGGAGGTCCCATAGGAAGGGAAATCGAAGCCCAATCCGCCAAGTCAACCAACGACGTCATCCTCGGCGACAAGGacgcccctcctccccctgttgtccccccttctcctgctattccctcttcgccagcaccccctccttcctcggcaCCATCAATAACCAGCTCCCTCGCCCGCCGGCCTTATTCTTCgctttccccctcctcctcaagaagTAGCTCCAGCTCTGGCTCAAGCTCGAAACGTCTCAAGACAAAGTCGGGCAAAGACGGAAAGCAAAACCCTATTTATGACGCGTACCGCCGTGTTCAACCTCCTAACTCGACGTGGGACAAAAAGGCAAAGTATACTGCTATTGGAAGGGTCAAAGCAGCGGGGTATGATGATATTTTTGTCATTTCCGGGTTATTCCACCACATCAGCGTTGTCCGCGTCAGGGTGCCAAAcaggttgttggaggtgctAGAGGGTGATTTGAACGAGATTGACaagagggggggaaggagctGGGGAAAGATTGAGGTGAGAAGGAGTCAGTGGTTTGACTTTttcaaggtggaggagaggatcgAGGCGGTGCAGCTGCTTTGGGGGCTTATGgcttggttgatgagggaggaggagacggggcaggggggaggggatgtaGTTATgagtggttga
- a CDS encoding hypothetical protein (EggNog:ENOG503P2Q2; COG:S), with protein MASNNLPAGAFFTSIEGRRCTAIPKVAVASPDVNTPAPVQTTPPPAIIEVQPTPTPEPAPAETTAVVVVGAGDNRADPAANDGNEVEQEIVAPSTTSSPPAVINSPIITPPSPAPESVQVVQAPAEISPPPVALPPPVSSLSPLPIVLQPDAGANLQSFTVIAEPAPSQQFMVEPSATRNSQTDNRVIASSTNALPGSSETDSSDSLSPPPGVFPDGGPAATPVSPTIGGVSPQGTAGGGAFPDTDMTAGSSGASNSNAVQSTLAVAGGVIGGVVALSILAFFFWWWRRRMLRKRRSTLLTPLDATSFDRNEKGGPYIIQRGSIGPTPVSEKVKAALGINFNKFRAHVRNKTGGGSSAHSVNLDRGTSQFIDANDIAHSRNGSAGVNTRGGEASAGDRFVDFFSRMKLDIGFKNRDPASDNLAAMGNYNATAEKNAMANNLPGQNQQQPDFLTLLGMDESELDHEAQRRRGSLSRNNRRSTSSTDHFLSGLNLFSSSTSQNNNNHNNNNNTNPFSDANAVTLPPRSSAQPPPLNPFSDANAINKPTTYISDIRRSRGQSFTTTGGPPRQQSTLYRDSLRDSFTTTVTTTTIPGRNKFRSDPFDLERPEFLGMGNIPPPILIEGKKASIISSTAGTVGTGSVSGSVVIRKPQSAVVVKRGQRAESFSSKYSSGVSSLGGFEEGGGWSDPGPDVGPAVVARGGSPTTGTGGWRDEEEGGMEGIRRVGTGGSGRSVGKAM; from the coding sequence ATGGCATCAAACAACCTCCCAGCGGGAGCGTTCTTCACATCGAtcgaggggaggagatgtaCGGCAATACCCAAGGTGGCAGTTGCGTCGCCCGACGTGAACACGCCAGCCCCCGTCCAGACgacaccgccgccagccatcatcgaggtccagccgacgccgacgcccGAGCCAGCACCAGCCGAGACGACAGCAGTGGTAGTGGTAGGGGCAGGAGACAACAGAGCAGATCCTGCTGCTAACGATGGCAATGAAGTAGAGCAAGAGATTGTTGCTCCAAGTACGACGAGCTCCCCCCCGGCTGTCATCAACtcacccatcatcacaccTCCCAGCCCAGCGCCAGAATCGGTGCAAGTGGTACAGGCACCAGCCGAGATctctccgccgccggtgGCCCTCCCGCCGCCGGTATCGTCGTTGTCTCCTCTGCCTATTGTACTCCAGCCTGATGCTGGCGCTAATCTCCAGTCCTTCACTGTCATTGCAGAACCTGCCCCGTCTCAGCAGTTCATGGTTGAGCCGTCTGCCACGCGGAACAGTCAGACTGATAACAGAGTAATAGCCTCTTCTACCAATGCGCTGCCAGGGTCTTCGGAGACGGACAGTTCGGATTCTCTATCGCCTCCCCCGGGAGTCTTTCCTGATGGgggcccagcagcaacaccggTCTCGCCCACCATTGGGGGCGTGTCGCCTCAGGGCacggctggtggtggagcctTTCCCGATACCGACATGACAGCAGGTTCATCAGGAGCTTCCAACAGCAACGCAGTGCAATCAACCTTGGCCGTGGCAGGAGGTGTCATCGGAGGTGTGGTTGCCCTCAGCATactggccttcttcttctggtggtggaggcgtcGGATGCTCAGGAAAAGACGGAGCACTCTTCTGACTCCGCTTGATGCGACCTCCTTTGACAGAAACGAAAAAGGGGGCCCCTATATCATCCAGCGAGGGAGCATCGGTCCAACCCCAGTGAGCGAGAAAGTCAAGGCGGCCCTGGGGATCAACTTCAACAAGTTCCGCGCCCACGTCAGAAACAAGACAGGAGGAGGCAGCAGCGCGCACTCGGTCAACCTGGACCGGGGTACGTCACAGTTCATCGACGCGAACGACATCGCCCACAGCAGGAACGGCTCAGCAGGAGTCAACACCCGCGGAGGTGAAGCATCAGCCGGAGACCGATTCGTCGACTTCTTCTCCCGGATGAAACTCGATATTGGCTTCAAGAACCGAGACCCGGCAAGTGACAACCTAGCAGCGATGGGCAACTACAACGCCACCGCGGAGAAGAACGCCATGGCCAACAACCTGCCCGgccaaaaccaacaacaacccgaCTTTCTGACCCTGCTAGGAATGGACGAATCCGAACTCGACCACGAAGCCCAACGCCGCCGCGGGTCACTGTCGCGCAACAACCGGAGGAGCACCTCTAGCACAGATCACTTCCTCTCCGGACTCaacctcttttcttcctccacctcccaaaacaacaacaaccacaacaacaacaacaacaccaaccccttcagcGACGCCAACGccgtcaccctccctccccgctcCTCAGCCCAACCCCCGCCGTTGAACCCCTTCTCCGACGCCAACGCCATaaacaaaccaacaacctACATATCCGACATCCGCCGCTCCCGAGGCCAATCTTttaccaccaccggcggTCCCCCCCGCCAACAATCAACCCTCTACCGCGACAGCCTCCGcgactccttcaccaccacagtaacaacaaccaccatcccgGGCCGCAACAAATTCCGCTCTGACCCCTTTGACCTTGAAAGGCCAGAGTTCCTCGGCATGGGGAATATACCCCCTCCTATCCTGATTGAAGGGAAAAAGGCGAGCATCATTTCGTCTACGGCAGGGACGGTGGGGACAGGGAGCGTGAGTGGGAGTGTGGTTATTAGGAAGCCGCAgtcagcggtggtggtgaaaaggGGCCAGAGGGCGGAGAGCTTTTCGAGCAAGTACTCTAGTGGGGTGAGtagtttgggggggtttgaggagggtggggggtggagtgATCCCGGGCCGGATGTTGGGCCGGCGGTTGTGGCTAGGGGTGGAAGTCCGACTACTGGGACGGGTGGatggagggatgaggaggagggggggatggaggggattaggagggtggggactggggggagtgggaggagtgttGGGAAGGCGATGTAG